DNA from Ictalurus punctatus breed USDA103 chromosome 7, Coco_2.0, whole genome shotgun sequence:
aaaaagttaaattaaatCTCACCGCAGACCTCCGGAATAAAGTGGACCTGTGAACACAAAGTAATacatcaattaaaaaataactcTTGGGTCAAGGTTGTCTTTTAAAAGTTTCTATTCAATGGTGTTAAAGATGGCTACTTCAATAACAAATAACACTTGTCCACTCTGGGTTAATCAGTAAAAAAGACTTACCACCACATTCAAGATTCATGATTATAATTTAGTCATCAGTACATAAACCTAGtaatatttgttatttatttattaatattaatattttattattattattattaataataataataataataagaagaagaagaagtagaagaagatgacgaagaagaagaattagaCTTATTACTGATAAGCGCACACCAAAATCTTTACAGGAATCTGAGTTATAACAAGAATAACTCAGGTAGATGCATGACAAGTAATGTTAAACGTTATGCcattttttaattcaataaatatttaaatagtatgtaaatgtttatatattcagtgtagtttattgtttaacatgcCATTTACTTTAGTAATGATTAACGATTACAATACGAGTTGAATTAGATGGCTTAGTGTGGGGTAAACTATAAATTCTGCATTCAGTTCTGTGTTTCTCGAGGACCTGATGTTTGTTGTCCCTGTTCTATAAATAGCCCTGATCCAATTCACTGTGTTTATGAGTATAccattgcatttttttgttatgtGAAATGTCATAATTCCCAATTCTGCACGATTACCCAACTGACTGAAATGAATCTAAAAATAGCTATTCTCCCATTGTGTTTATTGATTGCTCACTTATATTTGCATGTCCTCTAAAAATACAGATCCTGTGAAGGAACGGGTCAAAGAACCTCAAGTGTACGTGTACCCAGTGTCCACGccagaaaaaggagaaaaatctTTTTTGCTGTGCCATGCGAGAGGCATGTTTCCAGACCTGGTGAGATTCACATGGCAAGCAAAAGATCAGGGTGGAAAAAACGTGGACCTGAGAGGTGATGAGCGGCTGGAGCAGAGAGACGAGGTTCCAGAAGTCCGAATAACCAGCATGCTCATTGTAGGGAAGGACAAAGCAAAGAACAATAATTTCATCTGCACTGTTAAACATGACAGCAGTGTTAAAGACAAGGAATTACAAATTCCAAGAGGTAACAATAAGGCAGTGATATGCTCTTATGTGTCCTCAGAATGTCCTCTACAGTATGTCTTCACTATTTATCACTAATTTGaatttgtttgttgttcatgTGTGAACTATTCGTCATCAATACACTTTGTGCTTTGTGCACCATCCGGCTCTTAAACTAATGCTGCATAGTTATTTAATTTACAAATAACAGTACAGGTACATAAAATATCACAAGGTTATTTTCACAGCTACAAAACTTATACAATGATGTTATTCCTTACAGAAGAAGACACTTCTAAGTCAAACGCTGGTGTTCTTAATACCTGTCCAACTCAAAaagcagaagaagcagaagaagtggaagaagaaATCATGAATTTTGGTAAAGAGATTAGCCAAATATCATCTAAATATATGGATGAAAAGGCATCTTTACATGACATAATTATGTTGTCATATTTCACTGGCCAATTCGGCAACAGTCATAATAACTGAATATAACATTTAATGTCATCAATGATAAATATGTAAGTTTTGTTCACAGATCTGTAAaagatttcttctttttgtctcttGTGCAGGTGTGTTTGAGCACAGCCGCAGTCTGTACCTATTCAGTGTGACATACGTGTTACTGCTGGTGAAAAACGTGTTGTATTTTTGCACTGTCTTTGTCTTACTGTTCAAGAGAAATCCTGCTAAGATATAGATGATTAGAGTCAAAGTTCGCTGATCAGTCCATCAGCCAAagaacacaactcaacacaccaACTTCTTTCAGAATTATCTACATGTATTTTTACTCTTAATTTTTAAATTCAAAAACTTTCACTTGGATTCACCTGACAATTCATTTGCCTACCttttactattaatattt
Protein-coding regions in this window:
- the LOC108267226 gene encoding uncharacterized LOC108267226 precursor (The RefSeq protein has 10 substitutions compared to this genomic sequence) translates to MFIAIYAVLFSLLTEAVLGVTLEQKDLSMTKEEGKSVYISCKVTGLATTYVHWYQQKDGEALTRILYVSSGSKPVHDTTHPVAKDFDVRLQADKFDLKIANLKKSHSAVYYCASWESDRTGYSYKVFGSGTRLFVTDPVKERVKEPQVYVYPVSTPEKGEKSFLLCHARGMFPDLVRFTWQAKDQGGKNVDLRGDERLEQRDEVPEVRITSMLIVGKDKAKNNNFICTVKHDSSVKDKELPIPREEDTSKSNAGVLNTCPTQKAEEAEEVEEEIMNFGVFEHSRSLYLFSVTYVLLLVKNVLYFCTVFVLLFKRNPAKI